The Astyanax mexicanus isolate ESR-SI-001 chromosome 24, AstMex3_surface, whole genome shotgun sequence genome has a segment encoding these proteins:
- the lima1b gene encoding LIM domain and actin-binding protein 1 isoform X1: protein METGPFSRKQWASQSLRITARELSLVGGRGKNNAIAERFSKYQKAAEEASDKKKTPIESVPPTLRSGNLSVLKKRWEHDKAAPQLSVAPASAASRPEPPAESRPPARTGAFVRQGSLRQPLTRWQRPVQIKEEKEAAEMEKKQEKKQEMSVEVEQEEAGPVSPTTPCSPLEKPSVPLNSLKKMFEKGEGRVRQNSTEEMDIRPADRGLVTLERTKSLRDRMAKYQLAVSKQETRTPPSSQSNQSESEGSPSTTDHKENVPPSVRRQAVNSISPESTSTKTNGVLGDAASPSTDISSPENSDTPKLARGQKFRFTVRESCVGCHKTVYPLEKLVANQQTYHNTCFRCAHCNTKLSLANYASLHGTIYCKPHFNQLFKSKGNYDEGFGHRPHKELWTPRADEDETEESEKPEKPKFVMPEPTPVKSNPERTPISNQNSIVEESPLAKVTDIAASLETKTQLSSPVEQPSPASVETKRLRIAWPPPLDGESNLKGTPSSSIESGRGGSVRSFRSKWPPEGEGQSSMESSERVELKNLRRSSSLKERSRPFSVAPRLESTSSPQQEPRRPLRSPMVRRGSLEELRSSPKVHTIQNELVKEKENAEEIKETSKASINKVHDSRKAVNGDTSSEEEIPEERPKITEEKEKVSVPHSILKRPQPAKVESLDDGKDGEEESDRGPELFLHPSPSPAVENKANRTSQDVGFWEGEDAEDSLTVEEMIKRNRCYDDEEDDEEEVAEV, encoded by the exons CCCATCGAAAGTGTTCCACCCACCTTGCGTTCGGGCAACCTAAGCGTCCTGAAGAAGCGCTGGGAGCACGACAAAGCTGCACCACAGCTCAGCGTCGCACCTGCTTCCGCCGCATCCAGACCTGAACCTCCGGCGGAGTCTCGACCTCCCGCCCGCACCGGCGCCTTCGTCCGGCAGGGCAGCCTGAGGCAGCCTTTAACCCGCTGGCAGCGACCCGTACAGATTAAGGAGGAGAAGGAGGCCGCAGAGATGGAGAAGAAGCAGGAGAAGAAGCAGGAGATGTCTGTAGAGGTGGAGCAAGAGGAGGCGGGGCCAGTGTCCCCAACCACGCCCTGCTCACCGCTGGAGAAACCTAGCGTGCCGCTCAACAGCCTGAAGAAGATGTTTGAGAAAGGCGAAGGGAGG GTACGACAGAACAGCACTGAGGAGATGGACATCCGGCCGGCGGACCGAG GTTTGGTCACTCTGGAACGAACCAAATCACTCAGAGACAGGATGGCCAAGTACCAGCTAGCCGTGTCCAAACAGGAGACCCGCACCCCGCCGAGCTCC CAGTCAAACCAGTCTGAGAGTGAGGGAAGCCCATCCACCACCGACCACAAGGAGAACGTGCCCCCTAGTGTCAGGAGACAAGCAGTG aactCCATCTCTCCAGAGTCGACCAGTACAAAGACCAATG GCGTGTTGGGTGATGCAGCGAGTCCCAGCACTGACATCTCATCACCAGAGAACAGTGACACGCCCAAACTGGCCAGG GGTCAGAAGTTCCGTTTCACAGTGAGGGAATCCTGTGTGGGCTGTCATAAAACTGTTTACCCGCTGGAGAAGCTTGTCGCCAATCAGCAGACCTACCACAACACCTGCTTCCGCTGTGCCCACTGCAACACCAAGCTCAG CTTGGCCAACTACGCCTCCCTACATGGTACCATCTACTGCAAGCCCCACTTCAACCAGCTCTTCAAGTCCAAAGGAAACTATGATGAGGGCTTTGGTCACAGACCCCACAAGGAGCTGTGGACCCCTCGTGCTGATGAGGACGAAACTGAAGAGTCTGAAAAGCCAGAAAAGCCAAAGTTTGTCATGCCTGAGCCAACACCAGTAAAGTCCAACCCAGAACGTACTCCAATCTCCAACCAGAACTCCATTGTGGAGGAATCGCCATTGGCCAAAGTCACTGATATTGCGGCTTCTCTTGAGACGAAGACCCAGTTGAGCAGCCCAGTGGAACAACCCTCTCCTGCCTCAGTGGAGACCAAGAGGCTGAGGATTGCCTGGCCACCACCTTTAGATGGCGAAAGCAACCTCAAGGGCACCCCCAGCTCATCCATTGAGAGTGGAAGGGGTGGATCTGTCAGGTCTTTCAGGTCCAAGTGGCCACCAGAGGGTGAGGGGCAATCGTCCATGGAGAGCAGCGAGCGAGTCGAGCTTAAGAACCTTCGTCGCAGCTCGTCTCTCAAAGAGCGAAGCCGTCCATTCTCTGTGGCGCCAAGGTTGGAATCTACAAGTTCCCCACAGCAAGAGCCACGGCGCCCTCTCAGATCACCAATGGTGAGGAGAGGTTCTCTGGAAGAGCTCCGATCTTCTCCCAAAGTTCACACCATCCAGAACGAGCTGGTAAAGGAGAAGGAGAACGCTGAAGAGATTAAAGAAACCAGCAAGGCTTCAATCAACAAAGTCCATGATTCCAGGAAGGCCGTAAATGGTGACACCAGTTCCGAAGAGGAGATCCCAGAGGAGCGTCCCAAAATcactgaagaaaaagaaaaagtcagCGTTCCTCATTCCATCCTGAAGCGGCCCCAACCCGCCAAAGTAGAATCGCTAGATGACGGCAAAGATGGCGAGGAGGAATCCGACAGAGGTCCCGAACTCTTCCTGCACCCTTCTCCTTCGCCAGCAGTGGAGAACAAAGCCAACAGGACATCCCAGGATGTAGGATTCTGGGAAGGAGAAGATGCTGAGGATTCCCTGACTGTGGAGGAGATGATCAAGAGGAACCGCTGCTACGATGATGAAGAGGATGACGAAGAGGAAGTGGCCGAAGTGTGA
- the lima1b gene encoding LIM domain and actin-binding protein 1 isoform X2, translating to METGPFSRKQWASQSLRITARELSLVGGRGKNNAIAERFSKYQKAAEEASDKKKTPIESVPPTLRSGNLSVLKKRWEHDKAAPQLSVAPASAASRPEPPAESRPPARTGAFVRQGSLRQPLTRWQRPVQIKEEKEAAEMEKKQEKKQEMSVEVEQEEAGPVSPTTPCSPLEKPSVPLNSLKKMFEKGEGRVRQNSTEEMDIRPADRGLVTLERTKSLRDRMAKYQLAVSKQETRTPPSSSNQSESEGSPSTTDHKENVPPSVRRQAVNSISPESTSTKTNGVLGDAASPSTDISSPENSDTPKLARGQKFRFTVRESCVGCHKTVYPLEKLVANQQTYHNTCFRCAHCNTKLSLANYASLHGTIYCKPHFNQLFKSKGNYDEGFGHRPHKELWTPRADEDETEESEKPEKPKFVMPEPTPVKSNPERTPISNQNSIVEESPLAKVTDIAASLETKTQLSSPVEQPSPASVETKRLRIAWPPPLDGESNLKGTPSSSIESGRGGSVRSFRSKWPPEGEGQSSMESSERVELKNLRRSSSLKERSRPFSVAPRLESTSSPQQEPRRPLRSPMVRRGSLEELRSSPKVHTIQNELVKEKENAEEIKETSKASINKVHDSRKAVNGDTSSEEEIPEERPKITEEKEKVSVPHSILKRPQPAKVESLDDGKDGEEESDRGPELFLHPSPSPAVENKANRTSQDVGFWEGEDAEDSLTVEEMIKRNRCYDDEEDDEEEVAEV from the exons CCCATCGAAAGTGTTCCACCCACCTTGCGTTCGGGCAACCTAAGCGTCCTGAAGAAGCGCTGGGAGCACGACAAAGCTGCACCACAGCTCAGCGTCGCACCTGCTTCCGCCGCATCCAGACCTGAACCTCCGGCGGAGTCTCGACCTCCCGCCCGCACCGGCGCCTTCGTCCGGCAGGGCAGCCTGAGGCAGCCTTTAACCCGCTGGCAGCGACCCGTACAGATTAAGGAGGAGAAGGAGGCCGCAGAGATGGAGAAGAAGCAGGAGAAGAAGCAGGAGATGTCTGTAGAGGTGGAGCAAGAGGAGGCGGGGCCAGTGTCCCCAACCACGCCCTGCTCACCGCTGGAGAAACCTAGCGTGCCGCTCAACAGCCTGAAGAAGATGTTTGAGAAAGGCGAAGGGAGG GTACGACAGAACAGCACTGAGGAGATGGACATCCGGCCGGCGGACCGAG GTTTGGTCACTCTGGAACGAACCAAATCACTCAGAGACAGGATGGCCAAGTACCAGCTAGCCGTGTCCAAACAGGAGACCCGCACCCCGCCGAGCTCC TCAAACCAGTCTGAGAGTGAGGGAAGCCCATCCACCACCGACCACAAGGAGAACGTGCCCCCTAGTGTCAGGAGACAAGCAGTG aactCCATCTCTCCAGAGTCGACCAGTACAAAGACCAATG GCGTGTTGGGTGATGCAGCGAGTCCCAGCACTGACATCTCATCACCAGAGAACAGTGACACGCCCAAACTGGCCAGG GGTCAGAAGTTCCGTTTCACAGTGAGGGAATCCTGTGTGGGCTGTCATAAAACTGTTTACCCGCTGGAGAAGCTTGTCGCCAATCAGCAGACCTACCACAACACCTGCTTCCGCTGTGCCCACTGCAACACCAAGCTCAG CTTGGCCAACTACGCCTCCCTACATGGTACCATCTACTGCAAGCCCCACTTCAACCAGCTCTTCAAGTCCAAAGGAAACTATGATGAGGGCTTTGGTCACAGACCCCACAAGGAGCTGTGGACCCCTCGTGCTGATGAGGACGAAACTGAAGAGTCTGAAAAGCCAGAAAAGCCAAAGTTTGTCATGCCTGAGCCAACACCAGTAAAGTCCAACCCAGAACGTACTCCAATCTCCAACCAGAACTCCATTGTGGAGGAATCGCCATTGGCCAAAGTCACTGATATTGCGGCTTCTCTTGAGACGAAGACCCAGTTGAGCAGCCCAGTGGAACAACCCTCTCCTGCCTCAGTGGAGACCAAGAGGCTGAGGATTGCCTGGCCACCACCTTTAGATGGCGAAAGCAACCTCAAGGGCACCCCCAGCTCATCCATTGAGAGTGGAAGGGGTGGATCTGTCAGGTCTTTCAGGTCCAAGTGGCCACCAGAGGGTGAGGGGCAATCGTCCATGGAGAGCAGCGAGCGAGTCGAGCTTAAGAACCTTCGTCGCAGCTCGTCTCTCAAAGAGCGAAGCCGTCCATTCTCTGTGGCGCCAAGGTTGGAATCTACAAGTTCCCCACAGCAAGAGCCACGGCGCCCTCTCAGATCACCAATGGTGAGGAGAGGTTCTCTGGAAGAGCTCCGATCTTCTCCCAAAGTTCACACCATCCAGAACGAGCTGGTAAAGGAGAAGGAGAACGCTGAAGAGATTAAAGAAACCAGCAAGGCTTCAATCAACAAAGTCCATGATTCCAGGAAGGCCGTAAATGGTGACACCAGTTCCGAAGAGGAGATCCCAGAGGAGCGTCCCAAAATcactgaagaaaaagaaaaagtcagCGTTCCTCATTCCATCCTGAAGCGGCCCCAACCCGCCAAAGTAGAATCGCTAGATGACGGCAAAGATGGCGAGGAGGAATCCGACAGAGGTCCCGAACTCTTCCTGCACCCTTCTCCTTCGCCAGCAGTGGAGAACAAAGCCAACAGGACATCCCAGGATGTAGGATTCTGGGAAGGAGAAGATGCTGAGGATTCCCTGACTGTGGAGGAGATGATCAAGAGGAACCGCTGCTACGATGATGAAGAGGATGACGAAGAGGAAGTGGCCGAAGTGTGA